One segment of Carassius auratus strain Wakin unplaced genomic scaffold, ASM336829v1 scaf_tig00007032, whole genome shotgun sequence DNA contains the following:
- the LOC113071327 gene encoding uncharacterized protein DDB_G0283697-like has product MFDMAATEANAEPVQADIVENKAEEETTKPASVSTEEAPASTEETQPTTEATPSTEQPADSKSKPASEKIWDSFLNKSGLGKVMGGKKKKEQQTGAEDTPGEEQDKGSRQNDQGDTAGPKEQESTQPAEAGEAAADGQTIEKAPENEEASQEQKASGAKPKQGEKSSVRDFIRKPVAKIFSHKSTDKKEGTGALQKHDKIRSKSLDRLEDIDASTNVADQAEEPPTAEEPDKSNPQTTKNMKRWHSFKKLMAQKSHKKSTDESKDAEGAEGTSADGAGDSGTLDSTTKSEHSGQKRWKLKRSWTFQGMKRDSSVVGIHKPKDKDSSDVKDENAPEAEQGTEDVKVASDVEAQEKTNAEGEEEKGATATTQHAKSVDHHANEIWTSFKKRVIPKSKKAADSGGVEEEAAGEQEQNDEPQAGKDSGKTAKAKRTHFNRAVSLKNFILRKGKSTSMDMGESTAQKDGDGTGESEAKDLDGLDDTAGETDVPQTGSEEQTVAPSESNNEAQVAGEHKSSDGEERSQTSAPSGQPSDKSHIADPAPEGGGQTEPKANGENGCSDATSEDTAAHNHEATTQNDVKDEETNQETIDSSGKTCPKDGKILNQDGKCDTVNEVAQSEKKAGNV; this is encoded by the exons ATGTTCGATATGGCGGCAACCGAGGCTAATGCAGAGCCTGTCCAAGCAGACATTGTCGAGAACAAGGCAGAGGAAGAAACCACAAAACCAGCCTCAGTTTCAACAGAGGAAGCCCCAGCTTCAACAGAGGAAACACAGCCTACTACTGAGGCAACGCCAAGCACAGAGCAACCAGCTGATAGCAAATCTAAGCCAGCCTCTGAGAAAATATGGGactcttttttaaataaaagtgggCTTGGAAAAGTAAtgggagggaaaaaaaagaaggagCAGCAGACAGGAGCTGAAGATACTCCTGGCGAGGAGCAGGATAAGGGCTCTAGACAGAACGATCAAGGGGATACTGCAGGCCCTAAAGAGCAGGAATCTACTCAGCCAGCAGAAGCTGGTGAGGCTGCAGCTGACGGGCAGACTATTGAAAAAGCACCAGAAAATGAAGAGGCTTCCCAAGAGCAAAAGGCATCTGGTGCCAAGCCAAAGCAAGGAGAGAAGTCTAGTGTTAGGGACTTCATTCGCAAGCCTGTTGCTAAAATTTTCTCGCACAAAAGCACAGACAAAAAGGAGGGAACAGGGGCACTCCAAAAACATGACAAGATTCGGTCAAAATCACTAGACAGGCTGGAGGATATTGATGCCAGTACAAATGTGGCAGACCAAGCAGAGGAGCCTCCGACTGCAGAAGAGCCAGACAAGTCTAACCcccaaacaacaaaaaacatgaagCGCTGGCACTCTTTTAAGAAACTCATGGCTCAGAAAAGTCACAAGAAAAGCACAGATGAGTCCAAGGATGCTGAGGGAGCAGAAGGAACCAGTGCAGATGGAGCAGGAGACAGTGGGACACTGGATTCCACTACAAAGTCAGAGCACTCTGGCCAAAAAAGGTGGAAACTAAAGAGATCCTGGACATTCCAAGGTATGAAGAGAGATTCATCAGTTGTTGGAATCCACAAACCAAAGGACAAAGACTCTTCAGATGTTAAAGACGAAAATGCCCCAGAGGCTGAACAGGGGACGGAAGATGTAAAGGTAGCCAGTGACGTAGAAGCACAGGAGAAGACTAATGCAGAGGGTGAGGAAGAAAAAGGAGCAACTGCTACTACACAGCATGCAAAGTCGGTGGACCATCATGCAAATGAGATCTGGACCTCTTTCAAAAAACGAGTAATTCCCAAATCAAAGAAGGCAGCTGACTCAGGTGGAGTAGAGGAGGAAGCAGCGGGCGAGCAAGAGCAGAATGATGAACCACAGGCGGGTAAAGACTCAGGCAAGACGGCCAAGGCAAAAAGGACACACTTCAACCGTGCTGTGTCACTAAAGAACTTCATACTGCGAAAGGGGAAGAGCACCAGCATGGACATGGGGGAGAGTACAGCCCAGAAAGATGGAGATGGTACTGGTGAGAGTGAGGCTAAAGACTTGGATGGCCTTGATGACACAGCTGGGGAAACTGATGTCCCACAGACTGGATCAGAGGAGCAGACTGTGGCTCCGAGTGAGAGCAATAATGAAGCTCAGGTGGCAGGCGAACACAAGAGTTCTGATGGAGAGGAGAGGTCCCAAACTAGTGCACCATCTGGTCAGCCATCAGACAAGTCTCACATAGCGGATCCAGCACCAGAGGGTGGAGGCCAGACAGAGCCAAAAGCCAATGGTGAGAATGGATGTTCGGATGCTACATCAGAGGACACTGCAGCACACAATCATGaagcaacaacccagaatgacGTGAAGGATGAGGAAACAAACCAGGAGACTATAGACTCTAGTGGGAAAACTTGTCCGAAGGATGGGAAGATCCTCAATCAAGACGGGAAGTGCGATACTGTCAATGAAGTTGCCCAAAGCG AAAAAAAGGCGGGAAACGTGTGA